From one Mycolicibacterium sp. HK-90 genomic stretch:
- a CDS encoding aldehyde dehydrogenase family protein — protein MPTFEHDRLFIDGSWITPSGNGFIEVIDPATEAVIGHVPNGDAADVDTAVAAARRAFDPLITVAKRQDRVQRVIAAMEKRLPDIADLITAEMGAPVRIAQTVQTQVPLAVAKGFADVLETFEFEERIGNSLVLREPYGVVGAITPWNYPLYQVVAKVLPAIASGCPVVLKPSNEAPLSVFAFVEACEEAGLPPGTINLVSGPGRVIGERLASHPDVDFVSFTGSTGVGARVGELAGQSIKKVALELGGKSANVILDGADLATAVKVGVGNAFLNGGQTCMAWTRMLVPQNRYGEALDLIGSAVGRYTVGDPRDPATRIGPSASQSQFDTVRGFIERAQRDGARLLTGGTDPIRDVGYFVAPTVFADVDPESELGQEEVFGPVLAVTPFTDPEEALRIANGTPYGLSGAVWAATDDDAIAFARQVQTGQLDINGGAYNPTAPFGGYKKSGIGRELGRFGFEEYLQTKSLQLKERA, from the coding sequence GTGCCCACTTTCGAACACGACAGACTGTTCATCGACGGCAGCTGGATCACCCCCTCCGGGAACGGGTTCATCGAAGTCATCGACCCCGCGACCGAGGCCGTGATCGGCCACGTGCCCAATGGCGATGCCGCCGACGTCGACACCGCCGTGGCTGCGGCCCGGCGGGCCTTCGACCCCCTCATCACCGTTGCCAAACGCCAGGACCGGGTGCAGCGGGTCATCGCCGCCATGGAGAAGCGATTGCCCGACATCGCCGATCTCATCACCGCCGAGATGGGTGCCCCTGTACGCATCGCGCAGACGGTGCAAACCCAGGTGCCGTTGGCAGTGGCCAAGGGTTTCGCCGATGTGCTGGAGACCTTCGAGTTCGAAGAGCGCATCGGCAATTCGCTGGTCCTGAGGGAACCCTACGGCGTCGTGGGCGCCATCACGCCGTGGAATTACCCGCTCTACCAGGTGGTCGCCAAGGTGCTCCCGGCCATCGCCTCGGGGTGTCCCGTCGTCCTCAAACCCAGTAACGAAGCCCCTCTTTCGGTGTTCGCCTTCGTCGAAGCCTGCGAAGAGGCGGGCCTGCCACCGGGGACCATCAATCTCGTCTCGGGCCCAGGTCGGGTGATCGGCGAACGTCTCGCCTCGCATCCCGACGTCGACTTCGTCTCGTTCACCGGGTCCACCGGTGTGGGTGCGCGCGTCGGAGAGTTGGCCGGCCAGTCGATCAAGAAGGTTGCCCTCGAGCTCGGCGGCAAGTCGGCCAATGTCATCCTCGACGGCGCTGATCTGGCGACTGCGGTCAAGGTCGGCGTGGGCAATGCCTTTCTCAACGGCGGCCAGACCTGCATGGCCTGGACCAGGATGCTGGTGCCGCAGAATCGATATGGCGAGGCACTGGACCTGATCGGATCCGCTGTGGGCCGCTATACCGTGGGCGATCCGCGTGACCCGGCGACCCGGATCGGACCATCGGCGTCGCAGTCGCAGTTCGACACCGTTCGTGGCTTCATCGAGCGCGCCCAGCGCGACGGTGCCCGGTTGCTGACCGGCGGCACGGATCCGATCCGCGACGTCGGGTACTTCGTGGCACCAACGGTTTTCGCCGATGTGGATCCCGAGTCCGAACTCGGTCAGGAAGAAGTGTTCGGCCCCGTGCTCGCCGTGACGCCCTTCACCGACCCCGAAGAGGCACTGCGCATCGCCAACGGCACCCCCTATGGGCTGTCGGGGGCGGTGTGGGCCGCTACCGACGACGACGCCATCGCGTTCGCCCGTCAGGTGCAGACCGGCCAGCTCGACATCAACGGCGGCGCCTACAACCCCACCGCCCCGTTCGGCGGGTACAAGAAGTCCGGGATCGGCCGTGAACTGGGCCGGTTCGGCTTCGAGGAGTACCTCCAGACCAAATCCCTTCAGCTCAAGGAGCGTGCGTGA
- a CDS encoding acyl-CoA dehydrogenase, translated as MNTTELAPSALSAVDADLVAMMDGVFSDHRQTAPTGRPGERVEYDRALWQRLESLDLVRLTGAEESGGSGAGWLEAAELLSAAVRHGVRIPLAEHDLLACWLLETLGRPVDNAVRTVYVAPLSGQSPTPVAWAAEAERIVVLWPAGDEYRLTELGTADLSITPGTNLIGEPRDTITVDTTSMTGHPVSTGLVDQLGRKSAMVRAIQVCAALDRAVALSIEHVASRVQFGRPLAKFQAVQNLISDAAAESALARAATEAALHTAIGTDWQSAQLDFQIATARSCAGHAASVVTRNTHQVHGAIGTTHEHRLHEFTRAALAWRSEFGSVRFWDDQVAAAAVAAGGRHLWALIAGD; from the coding sequence ATGAACACCACCGAACTCGCCCCGAGCGCGCTGTCCGCGGTGGACGCCGACCTGGTGGCCATGATGGACGGCGTCTTCTCTGATCACCGCCAGACCGCCCCCACCGGGCGCCCGGGCGAACGCGTCGAATACGACCGCGCACTGTGGCAGCGGCTCGAGTCCCTCGACCTGGTCCGCCTCACCGGCGCCGAGGAATCCGGTGGCAGCGGCGCGGGTTGGCTCGAGGCTGCTGAGTTGCTCAGTGCCGCAGTCCGTCACGGTGTCCGCATCCCACTGGCCGAACACGACTTACTGGCCTGTTGGCTGTTGGAGACCCTCGGCCGACCCGTCGACAACGCCGTGCGAACGGTGTATGTGGCTCCGCTCAGCGGTCAATCCCCCACACCTGTGGCCTGGGCCGCTGAGGCAGAACGGATCGTCGTGCTCTGGCCGGCCGGCGACGAGTACCGGCTCACCGAACTCGGCACGGCAGACCTGTCGATCACCCCGGGTACCAACCTGATCGGCGAACCGCGCGACACGATCACCGTCGACACCACGTCAATGACCGGACACCCAGTGTCCACCGGACTGGTGGACCAGCTCGGCCGCAAATCGGCGATGGTACGGGCGATCCAGGTGTGCGCGGCGCTCGATCGTGCTGTGGCACTGTCCATCGAACACGTGGCGTCCCGGGTGCAGTTCGGGCGCCCGCTGGCGAAGTTCCAGGCGGTTCAGAACCTGATCTCGGATGCGGCAGCGGAGTCGGCGCTGGCACGGGCCGCCACCGAGGCTGCGCTGCATACTGCGATCGGAACGGACTGGCAGTCAGCTCAACTGGACTTCCAGATCGCGACCGCGCGATCGTGTGCGGGACATGCCGCCTCGGTCGTGACCCGCAACACGCACCAGGTACACGGTGCGATCGGCACGACGCACGAGCATCGACTGCACGAGTTCACCCGCGCAGCTCTGGCCTGGCGCTCGGAATTTGGCTCCGTGCGGTTCTGGGACGACCAGGTTGCGGCGGCGGCCGTTGCGGCGGGCGGGCGGCACCTGTGGGCTTTGATCGCCGGCGATTAG
- a CDS encoding SDR family NAD(P)-dependent oxidoreductase has product MNAREVFGGGVAVITGAGAGIGAGLARHANRLGMTVVLVDVNAEAVADLREELNAAGGSAVDVVCDVRDADAVQALADDVFRDLGPVRLLVNNAGVEQFGYLWDTPVSNWQRVVDINISGVFHGVKAFLPKMLAGDTPAWVWNLSSIGGVAVVPLQAPYIMSKHAVLALTECLHLEVQSAGHDDHVHVQAVLPGAVVSNIFESAGGVESGDARAAEGQRAAMLDIKAEAMDPLAAAEVVFDQAAEGRFYLLTQPDYVGSAMTERARVLSSQEAPHLRTERRFDPAQG; this is encoded by the coding sequence GTGAACGCCCGAGAAGTCTTTGGCGGCGGGGTCGCCGTCATCACGGGTGCCGGCGCCGGGATCGGCGCCGGCCTCGCAAGGCATGCCAACCGCTTGGGCATGACGGTCGTGCTGGTCGACGTCAACGCCGAGGCTGTCGCAGACCTCCGTGAAGAACTCAACGCCGCAGGCGGATCCGCGGTGGACGTGGTCTGCGATGTGCGGGACGCTGACGCCGTGCAGGCGCTGGCCGACGACGTCTTTCGCGACCTCGGTCCGGTACGCCTGTTGGTGAACAATGCGGGCGTCGAGCAATTCGGGTACCTGTGGGACACCCCGGTTTCCAACTGGCAACGCGTCGTCGACATCAACATCAGCGGAGTGTTCCACGGCGTCAAGGCATTCCTGCCGAAGATGTTGGCCGGCGACACACCGGCGTGGGTATGGAATCTGTCCTCGATCGGCGGTGTGGCCGTCGTCCCGCTGCAGGCGCCCTACATCATGAGTAAGCATGCCGTTCTCGCCCTGACCGAATGCCTGCATCTGGAAGTACAGTCCGCCGGCCATGACGACCACGTGCACGTTCAGGCGGTGCTACCGGGTGCCGTGGTGTCCAACATTTTCGAATCGGCAGGAGGGGTCGAGTCCGGCGATGCCCGTGCGGCCGAAGGACAACGCGCCGCCATGCTCGACATCAAGGCCGAGGCGATGGACCCGCTGGCCGCGGCCGAAGTGGTATTCGACCAAGCGGCCGAGGGCCGGTTCTATCTCCTCACCCAACCCGACTATGTCGGATCGGCGATGACCGAACGGGCCCGCGTGTTGAGCAGCCAAGAGGCTCCCCACTTACGGACCGAGCGCCGATTCGACCCGGCACAGGGCTGA
- a CDS encoding zinc-binding dehydrogenase: MANTSRTGRIARFDEPGKPFRIETVTLPDVGPGEILIRVLRTNICGSDVHAWHGTFATRGLGGQLPTVLGHEMVGAIEVLGDGVTADSNGKPLAEGTRVVFPYFYCCHRCRNCLAGRRNACLNLQMAMLGRADEPPYFVGGYGDYYLLPAGAVVYTVPDTLSDDIAAGANCALSQVMYGLERVDLQLGEHVVVQGAGALGLYAVAVAKARGAANVIAIDGVSERLELATAFGADAVIDLNEVATPKDRAKAVRKLTDGQGADVVVEVVGHPSAIDEGLQMLAQFGRYVEIGNINIGKTFAFDPSRFVFTNKTMVGVSLYDPAVLSRALTFLDHHQHHLPFERLAAASYSLDDINEAFSAADGKRDVRASLIP; encoded by the coding sequence GTGGCGAACACCTCTCGAACTGGACGCATCGCGCGCTTCGACGAACCCGGCAAGCCATTTCGGATCGAAACGGTCACCCTGCCTGACGTCGGGCCCGGGGAAATTTTGATCAGGGTCCTGCGGACCAACATCTGCGGTTCGGATGTACATGCCTGGCATGGCACCTTCGCCACCCGCGGCTTGGGTGGACAGCTACCCACCGTGTTGGGCCACGAGATGGTCGGCGCCATCGAGGTGCTGGGCGACGGAGTAACCGCCGACTCCAACGGCAAACCCTTGGCCGAAGGCACGCGAGTGGTGTTCCCGTACTTCTACTGCTGCCACCGGTGCCGTAACTGTCTGGCGGGGCGCCGTAACGCCTGCCTCAACCTGCAAATGGCGATGTTGGGCCGCGCCGACGAACCGCCCTACTTTGTCGGCGGCTACGGCGACTACTACCTTTTGCCCGCCGGCGCAGTGGTTTACACAGTTCCCGACACTCTGAGCGACGACATCGCCGCGGGCGCGAACTGCGCGCTGTCGCAGGTCATGTATGGACTTGAACGCGTCGACCTGCAACTCGGTGAGCACGTAGTGGTCCAGGGTGCCGGCGCCCTAGGTCTCTACGCGGTGGCCGTCGCCAAGGCCCGCGGGGCAGCCAACGTGATCGCGATCGACGGGGTTTCCGAAAGGCTGGAACTGGCAACCGCATTCGGAGCCGACGCGGTGATCGACCTCAACGAGGTCGCCACGCCCAAGGACCGTGCCAAAGCGGTACGAAAGTTGACAGACGGCCAGGGCGCCGACGTGGTGGTCGAGGTTGTCGGACACCCGTCGGCCATCGACGAGGGTCTCCAGATGCTCGCCCAGTTCGGCCGCTACGTCGAGATCGGCAACATCAACATCGGCAAGACCTTCGCGTTCGATCCGTCACGGTTCGTCTTCACCAACAAGACCATGGTCGGGGTCTCCCTGTATGACCCGGCAGTCCTGTCCCGCGCATTGACCTTCCTCGACCACCATCAACACCATCTGCCGTTCGAGCGACTCGCCGCGGCGTCGTACTCACTCGACGACATCAACGAAGCGTTCAGCGCAGCAGACGGCAAGCGCGACGTCCGCGCCAGCCTGATTCCCTGA
- a CDS encoding alpha/beta hydrolase: MANPPLDPDAAARVASFGDIAPMRVRGLSAVRDGLESAPLPAMPAMAGIEDLAAPGPAGPIPVRLYRPTAEARLPVLVYLHGGGLVMGSNRSFEPLARELAQASGAAVAAVEYRLAPESPPPAQFDDAYAATEWVSAQADDLNLDASRLAVVGDSAGGSLAAAVTLAARDHAGPRICAQVLLYPGLDRDMGAPSIISMPDAPLLRHEDIVYMHELVDRGRAPRDPYQVPAYATDLRGLPAAIVVTGECDPIRDWGERYARRLRDAGVQTTLTRYPGMYHGFLMRSDATARGRLALAETGALLRAKFAHPMSF, from the coding sequence ATGGCCAATCCACCACTCGATCCCGATGCCGCCGCACGAGTTGCCTCGTTCGGTGACATCGCGCCGATGCGCGTCCGGGGTCTGTCCGCCGTGCGCGACGGTCTCGAATCCGCACCTCTGCCGGCTATGCCGGCCATGGCCGGCATCGAGGACCTGGCGGCGCCAGGTCCGGCCGGGCCGATTCCGGTCCGGCTGTATCGGCCCACCGCCGAGGCAAGGCTACCCGTGCTGGTGTACCTGCACGGCGGCGGGCTGGTGATGGGTTCCAACCGTTCGTTCGAGCCGCTGGCCCGCGAACTCGCGCAGGCCAGCGGTGCCGCGGTGGCGGCCGTCGAGTACCGACTCGCACCCGAATCGCCGCCACCTGCTCAGTTCGACGACGCCTACGCGGCCACCGAATGGGTTTCTGCCCAGGCCGACGACCTGAACCTCGATGCCAGCCGGCTCGCGGTCGTCGGCGACAGTGCCGGCGGATCACTAGCCGCCGCAGTGACATTGGCGGCCCGCGACCACGCCGGCCCGCGAATCTGTGCTCAGGTGTTGCTGTATCCCGGCCTGGATCGCGACATGGGTGCGCCGTCCATCATCTCCATGCCCGACGCCCCACTACTGCGACACGAAGACATTGTCTACATGCACGAACTGGTCGATCGCGGCAGGGCGCCACGAGACCCATATCAGGTCCCGGCCTACGCCACCGACCTGCGTGGCCTGCCGGCGGCCATCGTCGTCACCGGAGAGTGCGACCCGATCCGTGATTGGGGTGAACGCTACGCCCGTCGCCTCCGCGATGCGGGCGTGCAGACGACGCTCACCCGTTATCCCGGCATGTACCACGGCTTTCTGATGCGCTCGGACGCCACTGCGCGGGGCCGTTTGGCGCTGGCCGAGACCGGCGCGCTACTCCGGGCGAAGTTCGCGCATCCCATGTCGTTCTGA
- a CDS encoding acyl-CoA dehydrogenase family protein: MTGAHLAHLDRLRREVRGFLAEQLAVGAFRPSVDAWLCGWDENFTAALAKQGWLGMTVPLRYGGHGRSFQERFVVTEELLAAGAPVAAHWIADRQIVPSLLKYGTEEQKSEFLPRIVRGECFFGIGMSEPDSGSDLASVRTRAVRVDGGWSITGTKVWTSGAHRAHAFIVLARTEPVDPAHRHAGLSQFIVDLRAPGVQVRPIISMNGGHHFNEVVLDEVFVPDAMVFGEIGCGWTQVTSELSFERSGPERFLSTFPLLPLALENTSDDAELGRLVARVAGLHHMSTAVAGALERGENPDVPAAVVKVLGTTVEGDIADFADRQTGDDAARDAEWAHLVSTAVDQRPGFTLRGGTNEVLRGVIARGLGMR; this comes from the coding sequence GTGACGGGCGCGCACCTGGCACACCTGGACCGGTTACGCCGGGAAGTCCGTGGCTTCCTGGCCGAACAGTTGGCCGTCGGTGCGTTCCGACCGTCGGTCGACGCCTGGTTGTGTGGGTGGGACGAGAACTTCACCGCAGCCCTGGCGAAGCAGGGTTGGCTGGGCATGACCGTTCCGCTGCGCTACGGCGGTCACGGCCGCTCGTTTCAGGAACGGTTCGTGGTGACCGAAGAACTGCTGGCCGCGGGCGCCCCGGTTGCCGCCCACTGGATCGCCGACCGCCAGATCGTGCCGTCGCTCCTGAAATACGGGACGGAAGAGCAGAAGTCAGAGTTCCTACCTCGCATCGTGCGCGGTGAATGTTTCTTCGGCATCGGGATGAGCGAACCGGATTCCGGCTCCGATCTCGCGAGCGTCCGCACCCGTGCGGTACGAGTCGACGGCGGGTGGTCGATCACCGGAACCAAGGTGTGGACCTCGGGGGCGCACCGCGCTCATGCCTTCATCGTGCTGGCCCGCACCGAACCGGTGGATCCGGCGCACCGGCACGCCGGGTTGAGCCAGTTCATCGTCGACCTGCGCGCCCCGGGTGTGCAGGTCCGCCCGATCATCTCGATGAACGGCGGGCATCACTTCAACGAGGTCGTCCTCGACGAGGTGTTCGTCCCCGATGCCATGGTCTTCGGCGAAATCGGCTGCGGCTGGACCCAAGTCACCTCAGAGCTGAGCTTCGAGCGGAGTGGACCGGAACGATTCCTGTCGACGTTCCCGCTGCTGCCCCTCGCACTCGAAAACACGTCAGATGATGCCGAATTAGGCCGTCTGGTGGCGCGAGTGGCCGGGCTGCATCACATGTCGACCGCAGTGGCCGGCGCCCTGGAGCGCGGTGAGAATCCCGATGTTCCGGCGGCGGTCGTCAAGGTTCTCGGCACCACGGTCGAAGGCGACATCGCCGACTTCGCCGACCGGCAGACCGGAGATGACGCCGCCAGGGACGCCGAGTGGGCGCACCTGGTCTCCACCGCGGTGGACCAGCGCCCCGGCTTCACGCTGCGCGGCGGAACCAACGAAGTACTGCGCGGTGTCATCGCGCGGGGATTGGGTATGCGATGA
- a CDS encoding acyl-CoA synthetase encodes MHSDDLAAVIAQARSHSLADIPRRSARKQPDKTAIIDGDVVLSFAEFDRLVDRAAAALYDNGLSPGDRVALLSRNCWQYAVLAFATARAGVVLVPINFMLTAEEISYILGHSRTAGFIVEADLTPVAEQAMAAGTAVRTMAALVPPGQSCPGGWPDFAEWLTTTADVPDYRIDDDQLLRVMYTSGTESRPKGVMHSSRSLMWQYISTIVAGSMSGDDVEIHSLPLYHCAQLDNFLATDIYLGATSIIVPRPDPELVLRTIERHGVTNYFAPPTVWISLLRSPVFDEVDLSSLRKGYYGASPMPTEILHEMRRRLPNLRLWNFYGQTEMAPLASALGPAEQDAHAGAAGRPVVNVETVILDDNDAPVASGTVGEIAHRSPHLMLGYLDDEDKTTQAFAGGWFHSGDLGFYDEHGLLHVVDRKKDMIKSGGENVASREVEEVLYRHSGIEEAAVFGLAHPIWVEAVVAAVVTRAGTTVTEDEVLRHCRDHLAGFKTPKQIFFVDSLPKNPSGKLLKRDLRQRFSRESTSN; translated from the coding sequence ATGCATTCCGACGACCTCGCCGCCGTCATCGCCCAGGCTCGTAGCCACAGCCTCGCCGATATCCCCCGCCGGTCGGCGCGCAAGCAGCCCGACAAAACCGCCATCATCGATGGCGACGTCGTCCTCAGCTTCGCGGAGTTCGATCGCCTGGTGGACCGGGCGGCGGCCGCGCTGTACGACAACGGTTTGTCACCCGGTGACCGGGTTGCCCTGTTGTCGCGCAACTGCTGGCAGTACGCGGTGTTGGCGTTCGCCACGGCCCGCGCCGGGGTGGTGCTCGTTCCCATCAATTTCATGCTGACGGCCGAAGAGATTTCCTACATCCTCGGCCACAGCCGCACCGCCGGCTTCATCGTCGAGGCGGACCTGACCCCGGTGGCCGAACAGGCCATGGCAGCGGGGACAGCGGTCCGCACCATGGCCGCACTCGTTCCTCCCGGTCAGTCATGTCCCGGCGGATGGCCTGATTTCGCCGAATGGCTCACCACCACCGCGGACGTTCCCGACTACCGGATCGATGACGATCAGCTGCTGCGGGTGATGTACACCAGCGGCACCGAATCCCGGCCCAAGGGCGTGATGCACAGCAGCCGCAGCTTGATGTGGCAGTACATCAGCACCATCGTGGCCGGTTCCATGTCCGGCGATGACGTCGAAATCCACTCCCTGCCGCTGTATCACTGTGCGCAGCTGGACAACTTCCTGGCCACCGACATCTATCTGGGAGCGACCAGCATCATCGTGCCCCGGCCCGACCCGGAATTGGTGCTGCGCACCATCGAGCGACACGGAGTCACGAATTACTTTGCGCCACCGACGGTGTGGATCAGCCTGTTGCGCAGTCCGGTGTTCGACGAGGTGGACCTGTCAAGTCTGCGCAAAGGTTACTACGGGGCCTCACCGATGCCCACCGAGATCCTGCACGAGATGCGCAGGCGTCTGCCCAATCTGCGACTGTGGAACTTCTACGGCCAGACCGAGATGGCTCCCCTGGCCTCAGCTCTGGGCCCCGCCGAGCAAGACGCACACGCCGGAGCGGCCGGTCGTCCGGTGGTCAACGTCGAAACCGTGATCCTCGACGACAACGACGCGCCCGTCGCGTCCGGCACCGTCGGTGAAATCGCCCACCGCAGTCCACATCTGATGCTCGGCTACCTCGACGACGAAGATAAGACCACCCAGGCGTTCGCCGGCGGCTGGTTTCATTCCGGCGATCTGGGCTTCTATGACGAGCACGGCCTGCTGCACGTCGTCGACCGCAAGAAGGACATGATCAAAAGCGGCGGTGAGAACGTCGCCAGCCGCGAGGTCGAAGAAGTTCTTTACCGGCACAGTGGGATAGAAGAGGCCGCGGTCTTCGGGTTGGCGCACCCGATCTGGGTGGAAGCCGTCGTTGCCGCGGTGGTGACTCGTGCCGGTACCACCGTGACCGAAGACGAGGTCCTACGTCACTGCCGTGACCATCTCGCCGGGTTCAAGACCCCCAAACAGATCTTCTTCGTCGATTCTCTGCCCAAGAACCCAAGCGGCAAACTGCTCAAACGCGATCTGCGACAGCGTTTCAGCCGCGAATCCACCAGCAACTGA
- a CDS encoding crotonase/enoyl-CoA hydratase family protein: protein MTSPLDVHTDGPVQIWTISLPDVGNAITGKDVIAAFEEKVDAVNADNTVGAVILTGAGKIFSAGGNVKEMADRQGMFGLDAIDQRRAYIDGIQRIPRALGRLEVPLIAAVNGAAIGAGCDLAMMCDIRIASERASFAESFVQLGLIPGDGGTWFLPRAIGHARAAELTFTGERIDAATALEWGLVSRVVAHDDLLSEARTLADKIAVNPPRALRMAKRLLQESITGSLESTLSMAAAMQPLAHHDTEHQQRIAKWRTS, encoded by the coding sequence GTGACCTCACCGCTCGACGTCCACACCGACGGACCGGTGCAAATCTGGACGATCAGCCTGCCCGACGTCGGCAATGCCATCACCGGCAAGGACGTCATCGCCGCATTCGAGGAAAAGGTAGATGCGGTCAACGCCGACAACACCGTGGGTGCGGTCATCCTCACCGGTGCCGGCAAGATATTCTCCGCCGGCGGCAACGTCAAGGAGATGGCAGACCGTCAGGGCATGTTCGGCCTGGACGCCATCGACCAGCGACGGGCCTACATCGATGGGATCCAACGGATCCCACGTGCCCTGGGTCGGCTCGAGGTCCCTCTCATCGCTGCGGTCAACGGCGCCGCCATCGGCGCCGGGTGCGATCTCGCGATGATGTGCGACATCAGGATTGCCTCCGAGCGCGCATCCTTCGCCGAGAGCTTCGTGCAGCTCGGCCTCATCCCGGGCGATGGCGGCACCTGGTTCCTCCCGCGCGCCATCGGCCACGCCCGCGCCGCCGAACTGACGTTCACCGGCGAACGGATCGACGCCGCAACGGCGTTGGAGTGGGGACTCGTCAGCCGAGTGGTGGCGCACGACGATCTGTTGTCCGAGGCTCGCACACTCGCCGACAAGATCGCGGTCAACCCACCCCGCGCGCTTCGGATGGCCAAGCGCCTGCTGCAGGAATCGATCACCGGTTCCCTGGAATCCACGCTTTCGATGGCCGCGGCCATGCAACCATTGGCCCACCACGACACCGAGCACCAACAGCGCATCGCGAAGTGGCGGACATCGTGA
- a CDS encoding polyketide cyclase: MSNEITLPDVQEFISGFWYHYDQGHFDEVGARLAEEMEYLSRSDSGACPFEHLLAAELHGKAETWAWLIEHRNENPYPCRHHATNVFRTGIDGEVTNVRFYLFVNQITNNVPFAVSSGVVDAGIRRSEAGLVFTSLNVVLDAEDSIPLAQHTAKAAAGVQSA; the protein is encoded by the coding sequence ATGAGCAACGAGATCACCCTGCCTGACGTCCAGGAGTTCATCTCCGGTTTCTGGTACCACTACGACCAGGGCCACTTCGACGAGGTTGGCGCCCGCCTCGCCGAGGAGATGGAGTACCTGAGCCGCTCGGACTCCGGGGCCTGCCCGTTCGAGCATCTGCTGGCCGCCGAGCTGCACGGTAAGGCCGAGACCTGGGCCTGGCTCATCGAGCACCGCAACGAGAATCCGTACCCGTGCCGTCACCACGCGACCAACGTGTTCCGGACCGGGATCGACGGCGAGGTGACCAACGTCCGCTTCTATCTGTTCGTCAACCAGATCACCAACAACGTTCCGTTCGCGGTGTCCAGCGGTGTCGTCGACGCCGGAATCCGACGATCAGAAGCGGGTCTGGTGTTCACCTCGCTGAATGTCGTGCTCGACGCCGAGGATTCGATCCCGCTCGCGCAGCACACCGCCAAGGCCGCTGCCGGCGTCCAATCCGCGTGA